The nucleotide window CCCACACCCCGGCCCAGGGCCTTCCCACCCTTGCCCCGGCGGAGGGCCCGGCAGGGCCCGCCAGCACTCCCGGAGGCATTGATGCGCCCCTGTCCCACGCCCCGTCGATGGAGTCCTGCGCCGAGGACCTCGAACGGCTCCTGGGCTCGCCCCGCCCCGGGCAGGAGCGCTGCGCCAGCCGGCACGACCTGGCCCAGGAGGAGAGCGCCCGACTGGCCGAGAAGCTGCGCCTCAAGGCCGAGGCCGCCAAGATCGCCCGCGAGGCTCGCACCGGGGAGATCGCCCCGATCACTGAGGAGATCGTCGACGACGGCGCCGACCGGCTCTGACCCCACCGCGGGGCCCGCCCCCAGCGGGATCGGCCACTGGTGGGCTCGCGGGACCCGGAGCCTCGACCTTCAGGGGCTGGGAGCGCGGCCTTCGGCAGGATTCCGGGGCGAGCCGCGCTCCACAGGCGGGCACTTTGCAAGCGCCGTCCACAGACCCGGGGCCGGGGCGCGCGGGCGGTCCGGGGCCGGACCTACCGTGGTGACAACCGCAGCGCTGGAGGCGCTGGCTCACCGCACAGAGAGGTTCACCCATGGCCACCTTCACCGTCGATACCGTCGCTGTTGCCGACACCGCCACTCGGGCGCGCACCCGCATCGCCACGATCCAGACCGAGGTGGACGGCATGCACAGCGACATCACCACCCTGCAGGCCTCGTGGACCGGCAGCGCCTCGGACTCCATGGGGGTGTGCGCCTCGGACTGGCGGGTCACCCAGCTCCAGGTCCAGGCCAATCTCGACCAGATCAGCCTGGCCCTGGATCAGGCGGCCACCTCCTACGACGACGCCGAGACCACCAATGCCGGGCGCTTCGGCGCGGGCATGGCCTGAGGCCCGCAGCGCACACGACGGCGGGCCGCCCCCGCAGTAGGGGACGGCCCGCCGTGATGGCGCCTGTCGGCTCGCACCAGTACCGGTCACCGGGACTGGCGCACTGATCAGTCAGCGGATCAGTACATGCCGCCCATCTCGTCGCCGCCACCGGCCGGGGCGGCCGGGGGCTCGGGCTTGTCGGCCACGACGGCCTCGGTGGTCAGGAACAGACCGGCGATGGAGCCGGCGTTCTGCAGGGCGGAGCGGGTGACCTTGACCGGGTCGGCGATGCCGGCGGCCAGCAGGTTGACGTACTCGCCGGTCGCGGCGTTGAGGCCCTCACCGGTGGGCAGGTTGCGCACGCGGTCGACCACGACGCCGCCCTCGTAGCCGGCGTTGACGGCGATCTGCTTGAGCGGGGCCTCCACGGCGACCTTGACGATCGCGGCACCGGTGGCCTCGTCACCCTCGAGGGTGAGCCCGTCGAGGGCCTCGGAGGCCTGGATGAGGGCCACGCCACCACCGGCGACGATGCCCTCCTCCACGGCGGCCTTGGCGTTGCGCACGGCGTCCTCGATGCGGTGCTTGCGCTCCTTGAGCTCGACCTCCGTGGCGGCACCGGACTTCAGGACGGCGACGCCGCCGGCCAGCTTGGCCAGGCGCTCGGAGAGCTTCTCGCGGTCGTAGTCGGAGTCGGAGTTCTCGATCTCCATGCGGATCTGGGCGGTACGGGCCTCAATGGCGTCCTTGTCGCCGGCGCCCTCGACCAGGGTGGTGTCGTCCTTGGTGACGACGACCTTGCGGACCTGGCCCAGGTCCTCCAGGGTGGCGTTCTCCAGCTTCAGGCCCACGGTCTCGGAGATGACCGTGCCGCCGGTGAGGATGGCCATGTCCTGGAGCATCGCCTTGCGGCGGTCGCCGAAGCCCGGGGCCTTGACGGCCACGGACTTGAAGGTGCCGCGGATGCGGTTGACCACGAGGGTGGCCAGGGCCTCGGCCTCGACGTCCTCGGCGATGATGGCCAGGGGCTTGCCGGCCTGCATGACCTTCTCCAGCAGCGGCAGGAGGTCCTTGACGTTGGAGATCTTGGACTCCACCAGCAGGACGTAGGCGTCCTCCAGGACGGCCTCCTGGCGGTCGGGGTCGGTGACGAAGTAGGGCGAGATGAAGCCCTTGTCGAAGCGCATGCCCTCGGTAACCTCGAGCTCGAGGCCGAAGGTGTTGGACTCCTCGACGGTGACGACGCCCTCGTGGCCGACCTTCTCCAGGGCCTCGGCGATGAACTCGCCGATCTGCTCGTCGGCGGCCGAGATCGAGGCGGTGGCCGCGATCTCGTCCTTGGTCTCCACGTCCTTGGCGTCGGCCAGCAGGCGCTCGACGATGGCGGTCACGGCCTTGTCGATGCCGCGACGCAGGGCGATCGGGTTGGCACCGGCGGCCACGTTGCGCAGGCCCTCGCGGACCAGGGCCTGGGCCAGGACGGTGGCGGTGGTGGTGCCGTCGCCGGCGACGTCGTCGGTCTTCTTGGCGACCTCCTTGACCAGCTCGGCGCCGATCTTCTCGTAGGGCTCCTCCAGCTCGATCTCCTTGGCGATGGTGACGCCATCGTTGGTGATCGTGGGGGCGCCCCACTTCTTGTCGAGAACGACGTTGCGGCCCTTGGGGCCCAGGGTGACCTTGACGGTGTCGGCGAGGGTGTTCAGGCCGCGCTCCATGCCGCGGCGGGCCTCCTCGTCGAAGGCGATGATCTTGGACATGAGTCTCCTCCACTGAGTGGTGGGTGGCCGGTCCGTGCCCGCGACGGACGGATCGATGCCCTGGCGTTCACGTCACGCCCGGAACCGGTCCTCACGTCCCAGCCTAGGTCTGTTGTCACTCGAAGGCTCCGAGTGCTAACCGCAATGCTGGCACTCTCCGTCCTTGAGTGCAAGGCGCTCACCGCTGGTGGCGCGTGGAATCCTCCGACGGCGAATCGTCGGATCGCCGGTCCGGCGCCCGCCCTACTCCTGGAAGTCCTCGCGCAGGATGACGACGATCGGGCTGGACTGGGCGCTGTCGGGGTCCTCAACCACGTTGCTGATGCCCAGCTGCTCGGCGATCTGCTCAGCCGTCGCCTTGTGCTCGGGCTGGCTGTAGAGGACCGTGGAGGCGGCGGGCTCGGTCTCGCCGTAGATGCCCTGGGGCACCTCCACCGCGCTGAAGCCGGCGTTGGTGAGCCTGTCCCCGGTGCGCCCGGCCAGGCCGCTGGTCTCCGTGCCGTTGAGGACCGTGACCCCCAGGGTGAGGTCCGCCTGCCCGGAGGTGGCCGAGGAGGTGGCCCCGGCGCTGGGCTGCCCCGCGGGAGCGCTGGCATCCCCGCCGGGCTGGGCGCCGTCGCCCGAGCCGCCCCCGGCACCGCCGTCGGCGGGCTGGGAGACCGCGGGGTCCGCGCTGTCCGAGGAGGTCTGGCGGTCCAGGAGAGTCACCGCGCCCCAGGCCAGGACGGGCACGATGATGATGACCGCCAGCAGCGGCAGCCAACTGCGCCAGCGCGGGACCTGCGCCCGGTGCACGCCGACGGGAACCGGACCCTCATCCTCGCTGACGTCGAACTCGTCCTCGGGGTAGTTGTAGTCGCTCACGCTCCCAAACATACCGGCCGCCGATGGCTTTACGGGGATTGTTCACCACGGGCGCCGCGGCGCCACTCACCGCAGGCCAGCGCTAGGCACGGCGGCCTCCGGCTCATTAGTCTCATGGAATGACCGCAGCCAAGCCCCTGTCCGAGCTCGTCGATCCCTCCTGGGCCCAGGCCCTGGCGCCCGTGGAGCCCACGATCCACCAGATAGGCGAGCGCCTGCGCGCGGAGGTGGCCTCCGGCGCGGGCTACCTGCCCGCGGGCACCGATGTGCTGCGGGCCTTCACCTACCCGATGGACCGGGTGCGCGTGCTCATCGTGGGCCAGGACCCCTACCCCACACCGGGCCACCCGATGGGGCTGAGCTTCTCGGTGGCGCCCGGGGTCAGGCCGCCGCGGAGCCTGGAGAACATCTTCCGCGAGCTGGTGAGCGACCTGGGCGTGGCTCCGCCGACGTCCGGGGACCTGACCCCCTGGTGCGAGCAGGGGGTGATGCTGCTCAATCGGGTGCTCACGGTGCGCCCCGGGGCGCCCGCCTCCCACAAGGGCTGGGGCTGGGAGTCCGTCACCCAGCGGGCCATCGAGGCCCTGGTCGAGCGCGGGGGACCGCTGGTGGCGATCCTGTGGGGCCGGCCGGCCCAGTCCCTGACCCCCATGCTGGGCTCCACGCCGGTGATCGCCTCACCCCACCCCTCGCCGCTGTCGGCCTCGCGGGGCTTCTTCGGCTCGCGGCCCTTCTCCCGGGCCAACGAGATCCTCCAGTCGATGGGCGCCGCGCCCGTGGACTGGCGCCTGCCCTGAGGCGCCCCACCGGCCGGTCACCCCCGAGCCCAGCCGGGGCGGGCGCGCCGGATGCCGCTGGCGCTCAGAGCTTCACGGCGTTGATGAGCACCACGGCCAGGCCCCCGACGGCCTCGATGAGGCCGAACCACTGGATCGGGATGGAGAACAGGGTGTGGACGTTGCTGTGCGCCCGCACCAGGCCCTCGGCCTCCTGGGCGACCACTTGCTCGATCTGCTGGGCCGCCTCCTCCTGCGAGGTGGGGGCTGGCGCGCCGGGCGCCACCTGGAAGGCCCCGTGGTTGACCCGCTGCCACAGCGCGGCCCGCAGCTGATCCTGGTAGCGCCCCACCTGCTGCGGCGGGCGCGTCACGTTGAGATAACGGCCCAGGAAGTAGTTGACCACCCCCGCCCCGACGAAGCCGAGCCCGAAGAGCACCGTCGCCAGTGGCCCATCGGAGCCCGTCGACTCCCCGAGCTTGCCCATACCCGCAGCGAAGGGAATAGTGACAAGAAACGCCAGGATGCCCCAGCCGCGCCAGACGATCATGCACCGACCGTACCCGCACAATGCGGGATCTTCCGCTGCAATGACGCGCATTCCTACCCATTGACAAATCCTGGACGACCTGGGTGGCGCCCCAGTGCCCTGCCATGAGTCCCCGCACTGCCCCGCCCCGCTCCTGCCGGCGCATCAGCTCGTCATCGACACCGACATGGCATGGCCGCGCTCGGCCCTGCGGCGGCCGCTGCGGCACACTGGGGCCATGCCCATCGACTCCCGGCCCCCGGCCCCTACCGCGCTCATCCCCCGCACCGGCATCGGCACCGATGTCCACGCCTTCGCCCCCGCGGGCATGACCGCGGGCACGAGCGCCCCGCTCCATCTGGCCTGCCTGGAGTGGCCCGGGGAGCCGGCCCTGGAGGGCCACTCCGACGGCGACGTCGTCGCCCACGCCTGCTGCGATGCGCTGCTCTCAGCGGCGGGACTGGGCGACCTGGGGTCCAATTTCGGCACCGCCGAGCCGCAGTGGAAGGGGGCCGCGGGTGCCACGCTGCTGGCCGAGACCGCTCGGCGCGTGCGGGCCGCGGGCTTCGAGATCGGCAATGTGGCCGTCCAGTTCGTGGGGGCCCGCCCCCGGGTGGGCCCGCGCAGCCAGGAGGCTGCGGACGCCCTGTCCCAGGCGGCCGGAGCACCGGTGTCCTTCACCGCCACCACCACCGACCACCTGGGGTTCCTGGGCCGCCAGGAGGGCCTGGCCGCCATCGCCACCGCCCTGGTGGTCCCCCGGCCAGTCGCGGACCGCACCGACCCTACCGGACCGGCATGAGCGGGATGCATCACGTGGAGCTGTGGGTGGGCGACCTGCCCCTGGCCCGTGAGCAGTGGGGCTGGCTGCTGGAGGCGCTGGGGTGGAGGCGGGCGCAGGACTGGCCCGAGGGCAGCCTGTGGCAGGCCGGCTCCGGCCCCTACCTGGTCCTGACCACCCCGCCGCTGACTGCCGCCCAGCCGCACGACCGCCACCGTCCCGGGCTCAACCACCTGGCGCTGAGCGCCGTCGATCAGCCGACGGTGGACCGTCTCGCGCAGCAGTGCACCGATCACGGCTGGCGCCCGTTGTACGCCGAGCGCTACCCCTTCGCCGGCGGCCCCGACCACTACGCCGCGTACATGGAGGACTCACAGGGCTTCAAGGTCGAGGTGGTCGCCACTGACAGCCCCTACCTCCCCTGAGCGGCGCATCTCCACCCGCGCCCGGCGCCTCCCCGCCCCCGCCATCGGCACCACCGGCCCCACTGGCGACGCGCCACGGGCGGCGAGCCGCGCATCGTTACGGCCACTGACCGCGCAGCTCCCGGCCCGCCCGAGAGGCCCGGTACGAGAATCGGCGGAATACCGCGCCGGACTGGGCCGGGGCGGGGAAATCATGCCGGTGAGGATGTGCAGTATGTTTGTCGGGTGACAGACCTCCAGCCACCCGCGCCCTCCCTGCGCCTCTACGACTCCGCGGCGCGCGCCGTGGTGCCGCTGGCGCCCACCGTCATCCCCGGGGTCGTGTCCATCTACCTGTGCGGCGCCACCGTCCAGGGCAGCCCGCATATCGGGCATATGCGCTCAGCCATCGCCTTCGACGTGCTGCGCCGATGGCTGGAGCGCCAGGGGCAGTCCGTCGTGCTCATCCGCAACGTCACCGACATCGACGACAAGATCCTCGGCAAATCCGCGGCCGCCACGCCCCCGGTGCCCTGGTGGGCCTGGGCCCAGCGCCACGAGCGGGAGTTCGACGCCGCCTACCGGGCCCTGGGCGTGGAGGCCCCCACCTACGAGCCCCGCGCCACCGGCCACATCCCCGAGATGATCGACCTCATCCAGCGCCTGCTGGACCAGGGCCACGCCTACATCGGCGAGGCCGGCAACGTCTACTTCTCGGTGGCCTCCCTGCCCGACTACGGCAGTCTGACCAACCAGCGCGTGGAGGACCTGGCCACCACCGAGGACGAGTCCCAACTCGATGACGAGGTCGAGGCCGACAAGCACGACCCGCGGGACTTCGCCCTGTGGAAGACCGCCAAGCCCACCGAGCCCCGGGACGCCGCCTGGCAGGCCCCCTGGGGGCGGGGCCGGCCCGGCTGGCACCTGGAGTGCTCGGCGATGTCCCGGCGCTACCTGGGCGAGGAGTTCGATATCCACGGCGGGGGCATCGACCTGCGCTTCCCCCACCATGAGAACGAGCAGGCCCAGTCCCACGGGGCCGGGTGGGGATTCGCCCGCCACTGGGTGCACAACGCCTGGGTGACGATCAAGGGCGCCAAGATGAGCAAGTCCCTGGGCAACTCCCTGACGGTGGCCGGCCTCCTGGAGCGCCACGAGGGGGTCGTCCTGCGCCTGGCCCTTGGCACAGTCCACCACCGCTCCACCGTGGAGTTCTCCGAGGAGACCCTGGCCGAGGCCGCCGCCCTGTGGGAGCGCCTGTCCAGCACGGTCCTGCGCGCCTACGAGTCCGTGCAGGAGGGTGCGGGCAGTCCTGTCGATGCGCCCGCCGAGGAGCTGCGGGCACGGGGGCTGCCGCCCGATTTCACCGCCGCCATGGACGAGGACCTCAACCTCGCCGGGGCGATGGCG belongs to Actinomyces capricornis and includes:
- a CDS encoding WXG100 family type VII secretion target, whose protein sequence is MATFTVDTVAVADTATRARTRIATIQTEVDGMHSDITTLQASWTGSASDSMGVCASDWRVTQLQVQANLDQISLALDQAATSYDDAETTNAGRFGAGMA
- the groL gene encoding chaperonin GroEL (60 kDa chaperone family; promotes refolding of misfolded polypeptides especially under stressful conditions; forms two stacked rings of heptamers to form a barrel-shaped 14mer; ends can be capped by GroES; misfolded proteins enter the barrel where they are refolded when GroES binds); protein product: MSKIIAFDEEARRGMERGLNTLADTVKVTLGPKGRNVVLDKKWGAPTITNDGVTIAKEIELEEPYEKIGAELVKEVAKKTDDVAGDGTTTATVLAQALVREGLRNVAAGANPIALRRGIDKAVTAIVERLLADAKDVETKDEIAATASISAADEQIGEFIAEALEKVGHEGVVTVEESNTFGLELEVTEGMRFDKGFISPYFVTDPDRQEAVLEDAYVLLVESKISNVKDLLPLLEKVMQAGKPLAIIAEDVEAEALATLVVNRIRGTFKSVAVKAPGFGDRRKAMLQDMAILTGGTVISETVGLKLENATLEDLGQVRKVVVTKDDTTLVEGAGDKDAIEARTAQIRMEIENSDSDYDREKLSERLAKLAGGVAVLKSGAATEVELKERKHRIEDAVRNAKAAVEEGIVAGGGVALIQASEALDGLTLEGDEATGAAIVKVAVEAPLKQIAVNAGYEGGVVVDRVRNLPTGEGLNAATGEYVNLLAAGIADPVKVTRSALQNAGSIAGLFLTTEAVVADKPEPPAAPAGGGDEMGGMY
- a CDS encoding LytR C-terminal domain-containing protein, whose translation is MSDYNYPEDEFDVSEDEGPVPVGVHRAQVPRWRSWLPLLAVIIIVPVLAWGAVTLLDRQTSSDSADPAVSQPADGGAGGGSGDGAQPGGDASAPAGQPSAGATSSATSGQADLTLGVTVLNGTETSGLAGRTGDRLTNAGFSAVEVPQGIYGETEPAASTVLYSQPEHKATAEQIAEQLGISNVVEDPDSAQSSPIVVILREDFQE
- a CDS encoding uracil-DNA glycosylase, producing MTAAKPLSELVDPSWAQALAPVEPTIHQIGERLRAEVASGAGYLPAGTDVLRAFTYPMDRVRVLIVGQDPYPTPGHPMGLSFSVAPGVRPPRSLENIFRELVSDLGVAPPTSGDLTPWCEQGVMLLNRVLTVRPGAPASHKGWGWESVTQRAIEALVERGGPLVAILWGRPAQSLTPMLGSTPVIASPHPSPLSASRGFFGSRPFSRANEILQSMGAAPVDWRLP
- a CDS encoding transcriptional accessory protein, with amino-acid sequence MIVWRGWGILAFLVTIPFAAGMGKLGESTGSDGPLATVLFGLGFVGAGVVNYFLGRYLNVTRPPQQVGRYQDQLRAALWQRVNHGAFQVAPGAPAPTSQEEAAQQIEQVVAQEAEGLVRAHSNVHTLFSIPIQWFGLIEAVGGLAVVLINAVKL
- the ispF gene encoding 2-C-methyl-D-erythritol 2,4-cyclodiphosphate synthase: MPIDSRPPAPTALIPRTGIGTDVHAFAPAGMTAGTSAPLHLACLEWPGEPALEGHSDGDVVAHACCDALLSAAGLGDLGSNFGTAEPQWKGAAGATLLAETARRVRAAGFEIGNVAVQFVGARPRVGPRSQEAADALSQAAGAPVSFTATTTDHLGFLGRQEGLAAIATALVVPRPVADRTDPTGPA
- a CDS encoding VOC family protein, which encodes MSGMHHVELWVGDLPLAREQWGWLLEALGWRRAQDWPEGSLWQAGSGPYLVLTTPPLTAAQPHDRHRPGLNHLALSAVDQPTVDRLAQQCTDHGWRPLYAERYPFAGGPDHYAAYMEDSQGFKVEVVATDSPYLP
- the cysS gene encoding cysteine--tRNA ligase, giving the protein MTDLQPPAPSLRLYDSAARAVVPLAPTVIPGVVSIYLCGATVQGSPHIGHMRSAIAFDVLRRWLERQGQSVVLIRNVTDIDDKILGKSAAATPPVPWWAWAQRHEREFDAAYRALGVEAPTYEPRATGHIPEMIDLIQRLLDQGHAYIGEAGNVYFSVASLPDYGSLTNQRVEDLATTEDESQLDDEVEADKHDPRDFALWKTAKPTEPRDAAWQAPWGRGRPGWHLECSAMSRRYLGEEFDIHGGGIDLRFPHHENEQAQSHGAGWGFARHWVHNAWVTIKGAKMSKSLGNSLTVAGLLERHEGVVLRLALGTVHHRSTVEFSEETLAEAAALWERLSSTVLRAYESVQEGAGSPVDAPAEELRARGLPPDFTAAMDEDLNLAGAMAVVHATLKALNVALAAAEAGDSTATGAAAPQDAPHAAADGGSRATVTGLALDLRAQLDVLGLDPLAEPWRAQVLDGAGSSQSSTAMETLGRLIQHDLDERARARADKDWARADALRDKLAEAGVVVQDSPTGARWHLA